TACCGATATTCTCGCCGAGAATCAGGGCAACACTGACATCGAAATTCAACAGGCCGCTGCTTGCCAGAGCCATGGTAATCCCGATAGTGGCACTGCTGCTCTGGACGAGGATGGTAAGCAGAGCTCCGGAAAGGACGGCCAGAAGGTAGTTATCCCCCACCATCAAAAAGAATTCCCGGAACACATCGCTCCCCTTCAAGGGGTCGAAGGCACCTTTCATGGTGGCGAGCCCGTAAAACAGAATGCCGAAACCCAGCAGAATTTCGCCGCAATATATCCAGGTTTTGTTGCGGGAAAACAGCTTCAGTCCCGTGCCCACACCAATGGCCGGCAGTGCAAACTGCGTAATCTTGAGGGCAAGAAGCTGGGCGGTGATGGTGGTGCCGATATTGGCCCCGAGAACCACGCCGATAGCCTGCATCAGCGTCATGAGCCCGGCATTGACGAATCCTATCACCATGACGGTCGTGGCACTGGAGGATTGAATGATCGCTGTAACCGCAAGACCGACAAACATGCCGATAAACCGGTTGGTGGTCAGGGCGGCAAGAATTTTGCGCATCCGGTTTCCGGCGACCTTCTGCAGACCTTCTGACATGATTTTCATGCCGAACAGAAACAGTCCCAGACCACCGATCAGGCCAAACAAGGTCGCCTGATTGAACAAATTCAGCATGGGAAGGATTCTCCTCTGTCCGGCAGATTGTTGAAAAAGTCCTTTGGTGGGCTTTTTCCATCTGCCAAGGTGAAAACAATTACCCGTCGTGCTGACAAAGTCGGGTTACATTGCCGTGGATAGAAAACCACCTTCGAATCTGGCACCCGACATAGGCTTTACGTGCCGACTTAACGCGTCGGACGACAAACGATATGCGACGAAGGGGAAAAAATCACACGACCGGCGGCACTATACCCGATGCGGGAGGGTTTTTCAAGATGAAGGGCACCTGGTGCCAGTCGCGGCAAGGCTGGATAAATGCAAACGACGTTGCAGAAAAAAACAATAGCTTCAGGCCTAAAGCTGATGAATCCAGTCGGTGTTGCCCGCTCCCTGGCGCAGCACCTCTATTTTGTCATCGATCAGACTGATAACAGTGGAGGCCTCACCCGTAATAATGCCACCGTCGACAATCATATCGATCTGCCTGCCGAGACGTTCATTGATAACGGAGGGGTCGTAACAGGGTTCCTCTCCTGAAATGTTGGCGCTGGTGGTCACCAGAGGATGGCCCAGTTCACGAACAATGGCCAGAGCGATGGAATTGGACGGGATGCGAATCCCGACCGTTTTCTGTTTGGTAACGAGCAGGTCGGGAACCACCCGCGTGGCTTCAAGCACGAAGGTGTAGGGACCGGGAAGATAGCGTCTCATGATTTTGAAGGCAAAGTTGCTGACCTGTGCATAGTTGGCCACATCCGAGAGATCGGCGCATATAAATGAAAAGGGCTTGCGCTGACTGCGCTCCTTCATCTGGTAGATGCGCTTGACCCCTTTGCGATTGAATATATCGCAACCCAGTCCGTAAATCGTATCGGTGGGGTAAGCGATCACGCCTCCCTGCTTGACGCATTCAACAACCCGGTTGATCAATCGTTTTTGAGGTGTATCGGGATTTATGGCAAGAATCATGACTCGTATCCTTTCCTGTGCCGATCGAAAGCTAGCAACCGGTATGACCAAACCCCCCATCGTTGCGACCGGTTTCGTCAAGATTCTCGACCAATTCGAGAACGGCCTGCCGAACCGGCGCGATAACCAACTGGGCAATACGGTCCCCTGGCGAAACCATAAAGGTCTCGCTACCGTGATTGATAAGGATGATGCCGATTTCCCCCCGGTAATCCGCATCGATTGTTCCGGGCGCATTGACCAGGGTAACACCGCGATGCAGAGCCAGACCCGAGCGTGGCCTGACCTGCCCCTCGTAACCGGGCGGGATGGCGACGGCGATTCCGGTTGGAATCACGGCGCGGCTTCCGGGTTCAAGCACCATGATCGAATCCGGGCAGGCATAAAGATCCATGCCTGCGGCATGCCGGCTCATGTAGGCAGGCAACAGGGCTTGGGAACGCATTCTTTTTATTTTAATTGTAATCGTTTTCATAAAAATGCAAGACAAGGGGACTATTGCCCGGTCAGGACGGAAATAATTCAGCCGAGCGTCATGTCGACGGCAGGGAATGCGTCCCCTCGAATCGGTCCAAGTATCTGTAGATTTATACAATCATCGCGCAGATAGGTTCGAGCCAGTTCCAGAATGTGCCTACCGGAAACCCGCTGCAAACTTTCGACGACATCGGCGGGCGACTGGACCCGTCCCAGGTAGATTTCATTTTTGGCAAGACGGGTCATGCGGTTTTCCGTGCTTTCCAGCGAAAGCATGAATTGTCCTTTGAGCAGATCCTTGGCTGCCTGCAGCTCCGCGGCCATCGGCTCTGCCTGTCGGAACCTGGACAGCTCTTTCAGCACCAGATTGACGGCATGCTGCAGGTCGCCGGCGGAAGTACCTGCATATACAATCAGGGCGCCGACATCGGAATGGGCGCTGAGGTAGCTGTAGATGGAATAGGCCATTCCCCGTTCTTCACGAAGGACCTGAAACAGCCGGGAACTCATGCTGCCACCAAGCATGGTATTGAGAACATTGCCGGCAAACCGTTGATCATGCGTTTGCGGAGGAGCGGAACACCCGAGACAAAAGTGAACCTGTTCAATATCCTTAAAAACGGAACGGATACAGGAGTGACCGTCAGGGGGCGTTTGCGAAACCGGTTTCTTCCCGGCAGCGTAACCATTGAAAAGTCTTTCAATCCGGGCAACAAGCTCATCATGCCGCACATCCCCGGTAACGCAAATAATGAGATTGCCGCCACCGTAAAATCTTTCGAGATAATCGACCAGGTGGTGACGTTCCAGGGACTGGACCGATGACATCGAGCCGATCACGGGTCTGCCCAGGGAATTGCCCTGCCAGAACGAACGCGCGAACATCTCGTGGATACAATCCTCGGGGGAATCTTCCAGCATGTGAAGTTCCTGGAGAATTACCCGGCGCTCTTTTTCCAGTTCGTCAAGGTCAATAACGGAGTTGAGAATGATGTCGGACAGAAGGTCGATTGCAAGAGGCAGGTCGTGGCCGGCAACCCTGGCGTAATAACAGCTGTATTCAGAACTGGTAAAGGCGTTGAGAGCGCCGCCTACCGAATCGATTTGCTTGGCGATAGCCGGCGCGCTGCGATGGATGGTTCCTTTGAACAGCATGTGTTCAAGAAAATGGGAAACGCCGCTGAGCTCAGAAGGTTCATGGCGGGATCCGCATTCGACCCAGAAGCCCGCCGTTGCCGAATAGGCACCCGGCACGCGCTCCGTAAGAATGCGGATCCCGTTATCCAGAACAGTTTTCTGAACCATGACGGTCTGACTTACCCTTCTTCGGGAAGGGTTTCACCAAGGGCTTCCTTGCGTGACAGTTTGATTTTACCCTGGCGATCAATATCCAGGCACTTGACCAGAACCTGGTCCCCTTCCCGGAGAATATCGGTAACGTTTTTGACACGTTCCTTGGCCAGTTCGGAAATATGCACAAGGCCTTCGGTGCCAGGGAATATTTCCACGAAGGCGCCGAATTCCATGATTTTTTAACCGTGGCCATGTAAAGCTTGCCCACTTCGGCTTCCTGGGTCAGATTCCTGATCATCTTGATGGCGGTTTTGCAGGCATCGCCATCGGACGAAGCGATATTGATGCGGCCGTCGTCCTCGATATCGATGGCACAGCCGGTGGCCTCGATAATGCTGCGTACATTTTTACCCCCCGGGCCGATGACGGTACGCACCTGGTCGGGTTTGACATGGATCGTGGTGATGCGCGGCGCATAGGGAGACAAATCGCCCCGCGGGGCCGCTATAGCTTCCGCCATTTTATCAAGGATATGGATCCGTCCGGCGCGCGCCTGTTCCAGGGCCTGGCGCATGATTTCCTTGCTGACTCCGCCAATCTTGATATCCATTTGCAAAGCGGTAATCCCGTCGCGGGTACCGGTGACCTTGAAATCCATATCACCGAGATGATCCTCGTCGCCAAGGATATCCGACAGCACCACAACATCGTCGCCTTCCTTGATGAGTCCCATGGCGATGCCTGCAACCGCTTCTTTGATCGGCACTCCGGCATCCATCAATGCGAGGGAGGCACCGCAGACACTGGCCATGGAGGAAGAACCGTTGGATTCCAGAATGTCAGAGACCACACGCAGCGTATACGGAAAGTCATCATGCAGGGGCAGCACTTGTGAAATGGAACGCTCGGCAAGCATGCCATGACCAATTTCCCGACGACCGGGAAACAGCCGCATGCTGGTTTCGCCAACACAGAACGGAGGGAAATTGTAGTGCAGCATGAACTTTTTGAATTCAAGCGATTGCACGTTATCCATGCGCTGCTCGTCCCTGGACGTACCAAGCGCGGCGGCAACCAGTGCCTGGGTTTCCCCCCGAGTGAAGAGAGCGCTACCGTGAGCCCGCGGTAAAATGCCGATTTCACAGGTAATGGGACGTATGGTATCCTTGTCGCGACCGTCGATGCGCACCTTGTCGCGAACCACCATCTGCCGCACCATCTGCTTCTGCAGATTCCCGAAGGCTTCGCTGATTTCGGATTCCTTCCCCTCGAATTCTTCCGCCAGGGTAGCGACCACCTCCTCCTTGATAAGAGCGACGGCAGCATAGCGATCCTGTTTGGCCCGAATCCGCACAGCTGCGGCAAGACGCTCCGTGGCCGATCCGGCAACCCTGTCGACAATGGCGGGGTCGACCTGCGGAACGACAAATTCACGTTTGGCCACGCCGGCAACCTTTACAAGTTCCAACTGGATGTCCAGTAGCGGTTGCAGTGCCTCATGGGCAAAAAACAGGGCATCGAGCATCTCCTGCTCGTTAATGAAGCGTGTCTCCCCCTCAACCATGATGATCGCGTCGCGGGAACCGGCCACGATAATATCAATGTCACTTGCGGCACGCTGCTCGATGGTCGGATTGGCGACAAAACCGCCCTCCACCCGTCCCACGCGTACCGCGGCCACCGGACCATTGAAGGGGATGTCGGAGATGGCGACGGCAGCGGATGCAGCGACCATGGCCAGAGTGTCGGGATCGTTCCGTTCGTCAACCGAGATCACGGTCGGCATGATCTGCGTTTCGAACATGTATCCCTTGGGAAACAGAGGCCTCAAGGGACGATCGATGAGACGACAGACCAGCGTCTCACGCTCACTTGCCCCTCTTTCGCGGCGGAAGAATGAGCCTGGGATTTTGCCGCCTGCGTAGAATTTTTCCTGATAATTGACGGTCAGCGGAAAAAACCCCTGACCTTCCCGCATCTGTTTGGCACTGACCGCCGTACACAGCACCTTGGTATCGCCATAAGTTATGACGACTGCGCCATCGGCCTGGCGGGCCATCTTGCCTGTCTCAAGGGTCAGGGTCTGCCCGTTGAACTGACATTCAACCTTTTGATAAGCCAAATTGTACTCCTTTGTTTGACTGGCGGTTCCGAGCTAACCGCGAGCTTTGACAATGATTCACGTCTTAAAAAGGCTAAAGGAGACTGGCCTGAGACAACGGCCGCTCTTTTAATGCGGACCAGCCGTTCTCGCCGGACAACCTCCATTAGCATACAAAAAACTCAGGCAGCAGGCCTCCCGACTCGGCGGAAAGCTTGCTGCCCTGTACTACCTGCGGATACCGAGGCTTTTTATGATTGCACGGTAACGTTCGACATCATTGCGTTTCAGATAGTCCAGAAGACGCCTACGCTGCCCGACAATCTTCAGCAAACCGCGACGGGAATGATGGTCTTTCTTGTGGGTACGGAAATGCTCGGTCAGGTAGGTAATGCGTTCTGACAGCAGAGCAATCTGAACCTCAGGCGAACCCGTATCACCCTCATGACGTTTATACTGATTGATGAGTTCCTGCTTTTTATCAGTGGCCAGCACCTTGCCACCTCCTTTCATGTTAAAATTCGATCTAAATACTTATTATAACGATATAAAGCGTAATCTTATTACCATAGTTGCCCGTCAGTGTAAAGCGCTATTCACCCCCATCGCTATCATTGAAAACCCTTAGAAGTTCAAAATCACCCCGTGTTTCACGTCCGCGGGAAGGAGCAAAGCGCGCCATGCCCATGGGCCCGAGAGGACCGAGCAACTGCACAATGGTGCCTTCTTCAATTTCGACGTTTTTTTCCACCATGTCCAGCGTGGGCGGGATGCCATAGCGCAATTTTCGCACGCCCTCCTCCCGAAGAAAAACCGCGGCATAGCCCCTGAGTGCATCGCCAAGCGACAACAGAAATCGCCCTCGCTCCTGCGGAGCGGTCTGTTCTATCGTATCAAGGCTCACGGCTTCGGTTTCGTTGAAGGCCCCGCTTGTCAAGCG
This portion of the Syntrophotalea acetylenica genome encodes:
- a CDS encoding Na/Pi cotransporter family protein; its protein translation is MLNLFNQATLFGLIGGLGLFLFGMKIMSEGLQKVAGNRMRKILAALTTNRFIGMFVGLAVTAIIQSSSATTVMVIGFVNAGLMTLMQAIGVVLGANIGTTITAQLLALKITQFALPAIGVGTGLKLFSRNKTWIYCGEILLGFGILFYGLATMKGAFDPLKGSDVFREFFLMVGDNYLLAVLSGALLTILVQSSSATIGITMALASSGLLNFDVSVALILGENIGTTVTANLAAIGTNLAARRTALAHLLFNVLGVIFIVLCFPVFLQAVDSLTPGDPSFIVRTTAESAEIGAAIGDQPNISWHIANAHSLFNVINTLIFLPLIGLLAKLACMILPGKDELMEFHLKYIDNRVLNTPPIALGQARSETRRMAHLTLEMLDESMAFFRDGNLKRLTALEKKKKSSTCCKRR
- a CDS encoding L-threonylcarbamoyladenylate synthase — encoded protein: MILAINPDTPQKRLINRVVECVKQGGVIAYPTDTIYGLGCDIFNRKGVKRIYQMKERSQRKPFSFICADLSDVANYAQVSNFAFKIMRRYLPGPYTFVLEATRVVPDLLVTKQKTVGIRIPSNSIALAIVRELGHPLVTTSANISGEEPCYDPSVINERLGRQIDMIVDGGIITGEASTVISLIDDKIEVLRQGAGNTDWIHQL
- the dut gene encoding dUTP diphosphatase, giving the protein MKTITIKIKRMRSQALLPAYMSRHAAGMDLYACPDSIMVLEPGSRAVIPTGIAVAIPPGYEGQVRPRSGLALHRGVTLVNAPGTIDADYRGEIGIILINHGSETFMVSPGDRIAQLVIAPVRQAVLELVENLDETGRNDGGFGHTGC
- a CDS encoding M16 family metallopeptidase, producing the protein MVQKTVLDNGIRILTERVPGAYSATAGFWVECGSRHEPSELSGVSHFLEHMLFKGTIHRSAPAIAKQIDSVGGALNAFTSSEYSCYYARVAGHDLPLAIDLLSDIILNSVIDLDELEKERRVILQELHMLEDSPEDCIHEMFARSFWQGNSLGRPVIGSMSSVQSLERHHLVDYLERFYGGGNLIICVTGDVRHDELVARIERLFNGYAAGKKPVSQTPPDGHSCIRSVFKDIEQVHFCLGCSAPPQTHDQRFAGNVLNTMLGGSMSSRLFQVLREERGMAYSIYSYLSAHSDVGALIVYAGTSAGDLQHAVNLVLKELSRFRQAEPMAAELQAAKDLLKGQFMLSLESTENRMTRLAKNEIYLGRVQSPADVVESLQRVSGRHILELARTYLRDDCINLQILGPIRGDAFPAVDMTLG
- the rpsO gene encoding 30S ribosomal protein S15 is translated as MLATDKKQELINQYKRHEGDTGSPEVQIALLSERITYLTEHFRTHKKDHHSRRGLLKIVGQRRRLLDYLKRNDVERYRAIIKSLGIRR